The following coding sequences are from one Anguilla anguilla isolate fAngAng1 chromosome 12, fAngAng1.pri, whole genome shotgun sequence window:
- the phf12b gene encoding PHD finger protein 12, translating to MWDKMETPTIVYDLDTSGGLMEQIQSLLAPPKSEDGEKRSRKPEKEARRSGRATNHDTCDSCREGGDLLCCDHCPAAFHLQCCNPPLSEEMLPPGDWMCHRCSVRRKKREQRVEQVNGALDRAAASKRSGSPAGEADPGAVRLDGVPGGAGLRMAVAQVRLLERRTSSRPGTPTSSASTDTPTPSEPNEDEDLLDEDEAPGSEPESAPPRLKRPFQLLIAAAMERNPTQFQLPNELTCTTALPGSSKRKRREEMTGKNVKRPQHELDHNGLVPLPVKVCFTCGRSCRVAPLIQCDYCPLLFHMDCLDPPLTAMPTGKWMCPNHMEHVVLSQKNMTLSNRCQLFDHFQDRISQHAVKVDFLRRVHRQNPPNRRGAHPHRKRTLKVPEAIKAQYKCPPQMLAPAGIRDGELICTGVPETPQTPPTDTPHAASETEQQEWLRDVITLQCSIMRHLSCRRGVASHWESEPPEKADVKPCVAPAGPPAVCSTHADPQGAPEERAGCGTCAGRHCQGCRTANGPTEETARANGPLPRGPSPESAKPSPAAQHRATGPSGPARPCSPGSAPGPPVNHVGGAPIKTENSSACGQKGPAPPSPAPAPAPAQNACAVVSDPGPPPQGSAGGQAAALTSRSVSSPPAATRALTPPRAPQDAAAARLASPTPPSDGKASPHAVSPATGGLFSGVKGVTEGDGELELSNLDERLIKLLAWQRIQQLLPPKARPAQTACLTPPQTASTTAASPAPSPPLSEVQKSEVQARAVFYPLTGRGGVVNMCYRTLYIGTGADMDVCLTNYGHCNFVSGKHACIFYDENTKHYELLNYSEHGTTVDNVLYSCDFSEKSSPGPAGGVVSKVQSIIRRCKRRKREEDGEEEEVGAEAGLGPGAGGGGVMSHRSQGGARAACGCKASSSSLIGGSGAGWEGTALLHHGSCVKLGCLQFVFSVAEFARKQPKEEAAPPAPTALGHQGATEPDDKQTLKLYEVPALRSSSVP from the exons TAACCCACCTCTGAGCGAGGAGATGCTGCCCCCTGGGGACTGGATGTGTCACCGCTGCAGTGTACGCAGGAAG aagaGGGAGCAGAGGGTGGAGCAGGTGAACGGGGCTCTGGACCGGGCGGCGGCGTCCAAGCGGTCGGGCTCGCCGGCGGGGGAGGCGGACCCGGGCGCGGTGCGGCTGGACGGCGTccccggcggggcggggctccggATGGCCGTGGCGCAGGTGCGCCTCCTGGAGAGGCGGACCAGCAGCCGGCCCGGCACGCCCACCTCCAGCGCCTCCACGGACACGCCCACGCCGTCGGAGCCCAACGAGGACGAGGACCTGCTGGACGAGGACGAGGCGCCCGGCTCGGAGCCCGAGAGCGCCCCCCCGCGCCTCAAGAGGCCCTTCCAGCTGCTGATCGCCGCCGCCATGGAGAGGAACCCCACCCAGTTCCAGCTGCCCAACGAGCTCACCTGCACCACCGCGCTGCCAG GCAGCAGTAAGCgtaagaggagggaggagatgaCGGGGAAGAACGTGAAGAGGCCGCAGCATGAGCTGGATCATAACGGGCTGGTCCCCTTACCAGTGAAAGTGTGCTTCACCTGTGGCAG gaGCTGCAGAGTGGCCCCCCTGATTCAGTGCGACTATTGCCCCCTGCTCTTCCACATGGACTGCCTGGACCCGCCTCTCACTGCCATGCCGACAGGCAAGTGGATGTGCCCCAACCACATGGAGCATGTTgtg CTGAGTCAGAAGAACATGACCTTGAGCAACCGCTGCCAGCTGTTCGACCACTTCCAGGACCgcatctcccagcatgccgtgAAGGTGGACTTCCTGCGGCGGGTCCACCGGCAGAACCCGCCCAACCGCCGCGGCGCCCACCCGCACAGGAAGAGGACGCTGAAG GTCCCCGAGGCTATCAAGGCCCAGTACAAGTGCCCCCCCCAAATGCTGGCCCCCGCCGGGATCCGTGACGGGGAACTGATCTGCACGGGCGTTCCGGagaccccccaaaccccccccacagaTACCCCCCACGCAGCCAGCGAGACGGAGCAGCAGGAG TGGCTCCGTGATGTCATCACGCTGCAGTGCAGCATCATGAGGCATCTGTCCTGCCGGAGGGGCGTGGCCTCGCACTGGGAGTCAGAGCCGCCCGAAAAGGCCGACGTGAAGCCGTGCGTGGCCCCCGCCGGCCCCCCCGCGGTGTGCAGTACCCACGCCGACCCCCAGGGGGCGCCCGAGGAGCGGGCGGGGTGCGGCACCTGCGCAGGCAGGCACTGCCAGGGCTGCCGAACTGCCAACGGGCCCACGGAGGAGACGGCCAGGGCGAACGGGCCCCTCCCCCGCGGCCCCTCCCCCGAATCCGCCAAACCCTCCCCCGCGGCCCAGCACCGAGCGACCGGCCCCTCGGGCCCCGCCCGGCCCTGCtcgcccggctccgcccccgggcCGCCCGTCAATCACGTGGGCGGAGCCCCGATCAAGACGGAGAACAGCTCCGCCTGCGGACAgaagggccccgcccccccctccccggcccccgcccccgcccccgcccagaACGCGTGCGCCGTCGTCTCGGACCCGGGGCCGCCCCCCCAGGGCTCGGCGGGGGGCCAGGCGGCCGCGCTGACCAGCCGCAgcgtctcctccccccccgccgccacccGGGCCCTCACCCCGCCCCGAGCGCCCCAGGACGCCGCCGCGGCCAGGCTGGCCTCCCCCACGCCCCCGTCAG ACGGCAAGGCCAGTCCGCACGCCGTGTCCCCCGCCACGGGAGGTCTGTTCAGCGGCGTGAAGGGCGTCACGGAGGGAGACGGAG AGTTGGAGCTGTCTAATCTGGATGAGAGGTTAATCAAACTCCTGGCCTGGCAGAGGATCCAGCAGCTCCTCCCCCCCAAAGCCCGCCCCGCCCAGACCGCCTGCTTGACTCCGCCCCAAACCGCCAGCACTACCGCCGCCTCCCCGGCACCGTCACCCCCGCTCAGCGAAG tgCAAAAGTCGGAGGTGCAGGCGAGAGCGGTGTTCTACCCGCTGACAGGAAGGGGCGGAGTCGTGAACATGTGCTACAGGACCCTTTACATCGGGACAG gAGCCGATATGGACGTGTGCCTTACAAACTACGGTCATTGCAATTTCGTGTCGGGGAAGCACGCCTGCATCTTCTATGACGAG aacACGAAACATTACGAGCTGCTAAACTACAGTGAGCACGGGACCACGGTGGACAACGTCCTGTACTCCTGCGACTTCTCCGAGAAGAGCTCGCCGGGCCCCGCCGGGGGGGTGGTGTCCAAAGTGCAGAGCATCATCC GGCGCTGCAAGAGGAGGAAACgggaggaggacggggaggaggaagaggtcgGCGCGGAGGCGGGTCTgggcccgggggcggggggcgggggcgtgatGAGCCACCGCTCCCAGGGCGGGGCGCGGGCCGCCTGCGGCTGCAAGGCCAGCAGCTCCAGCCTGATCGGGGGCAGCGGGGCGGGCTGGGAGGGCACGGCCCTGCTCCACCACGGCAGCTGCGTCAAGCTGGGCTGCCTGCAGTTCGTCTTCAGCGTGGCCGAGTTCGCCCGCAAGCAGCCCAAAGAGGaggccgccccccccgcgccgaCCGCCctcggccaccagggggcgacgGAGCCCGACGACAAGCAGACTCTCAAACTCTACGAAGTGCCGGCGCTGCGCTCCAGCTCTGTTccataa
- the LOC118210252 gene encoding dehydrogenase/reductase SDR family member 13-like isoform X1 yields MSTYLLITGVAVGVSVVLYYKFVKGAKCKSKAKLHGKTVIITGGNTGIGKATALELARRGARVVLACRSRPRAEAAVNDIKKKSGSSEVVYRQLDLASLESVRSFAENFLKTEPRLDLLINNAGLLMGGRTEDGLGMMFGVNHLGHFLLTNLLLERLKEGGAARIVNVASLGHRFGSIDFDCLSAHKELGRGSSTFGLMKIYSHSKLCNVLFTHELAKRLQGTSVTCYSLHPGAINTELSRNTSRVLRVLLLPITALFFRGVEAGSQTTLHCALQEGIERYSGRYFSDCAVQEVDAKARDDAVARKLWEVSETLCGLR; encoded by the exons ATGTCGACTTACCTGCTTATTACCGGAGTGGCGGTCGGTGTGTCTGTTGTCTTGTATTATAAGTTCGTCAAAGGAGCGAAGTGCAAGAGCAAAGCGAAACTACACGGCAAGACCGTCATTATAACCG GGGGCAACACTGGCATTGGGAAGGCCACAGCCTTGGAGCTGGCCcggaggggggcgagggtggTCCTGGCCTGCCGCAGCCGGCCAAGGGCCGAGGCTGCTGTCAATGACATCAAGAAG AAGAGCGGGAGCAGTGAGGTGGTGTACAGGCAGCTGGACCTGGCCAGTCTGGAATCGGTGCGCTCATTCGCCGAGAATTTCCTGAAGACTGAGCCCAGGCTGGACCTGCTCATCAACAAtgcag GGCTTTTAATGGGTGGCCGGACGGAGGATGGGCTGGGCATGATGTTCGGCGTCAATCACCTGGGCCACTTCCTGTTGACCAACCTGCTGCTGGAGAGGCTGAAGGAGGGCGGGGCGGCTCGCATCGTCAACGTGGCCTCTCTGGGGCACCGATTCGGCAGCATCGACTTCGACTGTCTGAGCGCTCACAAGGAGCTCGGGCGGGGAAGCTCCACCTTTGGTCTGATGAAGATCTACAGCCACAGCAAGCTGTGCAACGTCCTCTTCACCCACGAGCTGGCTAAGCGGCTACAGGGCACCAGTGTCACCTGCTACAGCCTGCACCCAG GTGCGATTAATACAGAGCTGAGTCGCAACACTAGCAGGGTGCTGAGGGTCCTGCTCCTGCCCATCACCGCGCTCTTCTTCCGAGGCGTGGAGGCGGGGTCCCAGACCACGCTGCACTGCGCCCTTCAGGAGGGCATCGAGCGCTACAGCGGCCGCTACTTCTCCGACTGCGCCGTGCAGGAAGTGGACGCCAAAGCGCGCGACGACGCTGTGGCCAGGAAGCTGTGGGAAGTGAGCGAGACGCTGTGCGGCCTGCGCTGA
- the LOC118210252 gene encoding dehydrogenase/reductase SDR family member 13-like isoform X2 yields MRGNTGIGKATALELARRGARVVLACRSRPRAEAAVNDIKKKSGSSEVVYRQLDLASLESVRSFAENFLKTEPRLDLLINNAGLLMGGRTEDGLGMMFGVNHLGHFLLTNLLLERLKEGGAARIVNVASLGHRFGSIDFDCLSAHKELGRGSSTFGLMKIYSHSKLCNVLFTHELAKRLQGTSVTCYSLHPGAINTELSRNTSRVLRVLLLPITALFFRGVEAGSQTTLHCALQEGIERYSGRYFSDCAVQEVDAKARDDAVARKLWEVSETLCGLR; encoded by the exons ATGC GGGGCAACACTGGCATTGGGAAGGCCACAGCCTTGGAGCTGGCCcggaggggggcgagggtggTCCTGGCCTGCCGCAGCCGGCCAAGGGCCGAGGCTGCTGTCAATGACATCAAGAAG AAGAGCGGGAGCAGTGAGGTGGTGTACAGGCAGCTGGACCTGGCCAGTCTGGAATCGGTGCGCTCATTCGCCGAGAATTTCCTGAAGACTGAGCCCAGGCTGGACCTGCTCATCAACAAtgcag GGCTTTTAATGGGTGGCCGGACGGAGGATGGGCTGGGCATGATGTTCGGCGTCAATCACCTGGGCCACTTCCTGTTGACCAACCTGCTGCTGGAGAGGCTGAAGGAGGGCGGGGCGGCTCGCATCGTCAACGTGGCCTCTCTGGGGCACCGATTCGGCAGCATCGACTTCGACTGTCTGAGCGCTCACAAGGAGCTCGGGCGGGGAAGCTCCACCTTTGGTCTGATGAAGATCTACAGCCACAGCAAGCTGTGCAACGTCCTCTTCACCCACGAGCTGGCTAAGCGGCTACAGGGCACCAGTGTCACCTGCTACAGCCTGCACCCAG GTGCGATTAATACAGAGCTGAGTCGCAACACTAGCAGGGTGCTGAGGGTCCTGCTCCTGCCCATCACCGCGCTCTTCTTCCGAGGCGTGGAGGCGGGGTCCCAGACCACGCTGCACTGCGCCCTTCAGGAGGGCATCGAGCGCTACAGCGGCCGCTACTTCTCCGACTGCGCCGTGCAGGAAGTGGACGCCAAAGCGCGCGACGACGCTGTGGCCAGGAAGCTGTGGGAAGTGAGCGAGACGCTGTGCGGCCTGCGCTGA